A genomic region of Arachis stenosperma cultivar V10309 chromosome 9, arast.V10309.gnm1.PFL2, whole genome shotgun sequence contains the following coding sequences:
- the LOC130949385 gene encoding uncharacterized protein LOC130949385, which yields MNNHNNEENSGNGTQGSMTLATFLRVNLPKFKGTTNRTEADTWFQAIERALQVQLVPEEQCVEFAIYLLTGESLHWWQGARCLLQQGDDPITWDAFQYTDKFEELFRFFHMCQGALGDFEKWKCIKYEGGLRSNIYISVGPMEIKTFSELVNKSRVAEECVKKAVAKRRSHRGPFQPNRGKSFAPREPPFKREGFASELGLKIVVLGYELKVYNATHEAMVTRRVRRAGRGEWLLFELCGSKLFGAGMSRQLNKVTIKNKYPLPRIDDLMDQLQGSGVFPKIDLRSGYHQIRVDKRSCSVYGLYEHNLPFVFG from the exons ATGAACAACCATAATAATGAGGAAAATAGTGGAAATGGGACTCAAGGTTCGATGACGTTGGCGACGTTCTTAAGGGTCAATCTGCCaaagttcaagggaaccaccaaTCGAACTGAAGCCGACACTTGGTTTCAGGCcatagagcgagcactgcagGTGCAGTTGGTGCCAGAAGAGCAGTGTGTCGAGTTTGCTATTTATCTGCTCACTGGAGAATCATTACATTGGTGGCAGGGAGCCCGATGTCtcctgcagcagggtgatgacccTATCACCTGGGATGCCTTCCAG TATAcagacaagtttgaggagctgttcaggttttTCCACATGTGTCAAGGAGCTCTGGGAGACTTCGAGAAGTGGAAATGCATCAAGTATGAAGGAGGGCTCCGAAGTAACATCTACATTTCAGTAGGGCCTATGGAGATCAAGACTTTCTCGGAGTTGGTAAACAAGAGCAGAGTTGCTGAAGAATGCGTAAAGAAGGCAGTTGCAAAGAGAAGAAGCCATAGGGGTCCATTCCAACCGAACCGAGGGAAGAGTTTTGCTCCTAGAGAGCCGCCTTTCAAGCGGGAAGGCTTT GCTagtgagttaggattgaagattgtgGTTTTAGGTTATGAGCTAAAGGTGTATAATGCcacccatgaagccatggtaactag AAGGgtcagaagggccggtcgtggtgaatggTTGTTATTTGAACTATGTGGTAGTAAATTGTTCGGGGCAGGAATGTCAAG ACAACTGAACAAGgtcacaataaagaataagtacccactGCCGAGAATTGacgatctcatggatcagttacaaggatcCGGGGTTTTCCCCAAGATTGATTtacgatccggttatcaccagataagg GTTGACAAACGCTCCTGCAGTGTTTATGGATTATATGAACATAATCTTCCGTTCGTTTTTGGATAA